A region from the Drosophila takahashii strain IR98-3 E-12201 chromosome 2L, DtakHiC1v2, whole genome shotgun sequence genome encodes:
- the Tbc1d15-17 gene encoding uncharacterized protein Tbc1d15-17 — protein sequence MNESVRYDRCHQVQLGVLSESQVSSAAEEEVQSLPAQGTGNILFTHDGVLLKKASAEHIADLNTSGSLSLVEYSRTSADLPRRRLLLEWQPNDSIMIADDSQDQGDWALVDRISGRTRTTSECRAFNTKPSEPGGGAAASRSRVMRAQLEDLASVEVRHRGQTIRFMRKGSGGIHSEFFFQHGNADLFVRSMRDQHFIETAETSRSGGEEYTILTTENQKLKKTFAELDIGQIKSSHLPRESWLPNKLAGFLGNIPDYVQPPFQRSPKSRPGALISGDRQTSPDNYQIIGLSGSTNSACSSNGQSRGGSADKSPADSELENLNAQDEKIVNNLPDRQRVERGSPLTETQWLEFQTPDGRISDSVRIKELIFRGGIVPSLRAEVWKFLLNYFLWSDTQVERIERRKQKSIEYYNMKAQWLAMTTVQEANFCGYRERKCQIEKDVKRTDRSLQFFAGENNPNLDLLQGILMTYVMYNFDLGYVQGMSDLLAPILEIQVNEVDAFWCFVGFMELVFTNFDMDQAGMKTQFGQVRRLIEFANAPLFNYMRSHDSDNMYFCFRWLLVWYKRELSNEDVLKLWECLWTRLPCANFHLLFSVAILDQETSVIIESQYEFTEILKHVNELSGNIDVQKTLQIAEAIYLQLKASETLPNDIRCIIGEPLLPPAAGEEVDGEEPAFSDDGFDEIVKELTPEEKERQQRLMEEACERSQFLNYL from the exons ATGAACGAATCGGTGCGCTACGACCGTTGTCACCAGGTGCAGCTGGGCGTGCTCAGCGAGTCGCAggtgtcctccgccgccgAGGAGGAGGTCCAGAGTCTGCCTGCGCAGGGAACGGGCAAC ATCCTCTTCACCCACGACGGGGTGCTACTGAAGAAGGCCAGCGCCGAGCACATCGCCGACCTGAACACCAGTGGCTCCCTGTCCCTGGTGGAGTACTCGCGCACCTCGGCGGACCTGCCGCGCAGGAGGCTGCTGCTCGAGTGGCAGCCCAACGACAGCATCATGATCGCCGACGACAGCCAGGACCAGGGCGACTGGGCGCTGGTGGACAGGATCTCCGGGCGCACGCGCACCACCTCCGAGTGCCGCGCCTTCAACACGAAGCCCAGCGAACCGGGCGGCGGGGCGGCGGCCTCCCGTTCGCGGGTCATGCGCGCCCAGCTGGAGGACCTGGCCTCCGTCGAGGTCCGTCACCGCGGCCAGACCATCCGCTTCATGCGCAAGGGATCCGGGGGCATTCACAGCGAGTTCTTCTTCCAGCACGGCAACGCCGACCTCTTTGTGCGCTCCATGCGCGACCAGCACTTCATCGAGACCGCCGAGACCAGCCGCAGCGGCGGCGAGGAGTACACCATCCTGACCACCGAGAACCAGAAGCTGAAGAAGACCTTTGCCGAGCTGGACATTGGCCAGATCAAGTCCAGCCACTTGCCGCGCGAGAGCTGGCTGCCCAACAAGCTGGCGGGATTCCTGGGCAACATTCCCGACTACGTGCAGCCGCCGTTCCAGCGCTCGCCCAAATCCCGGCCAGGGGCACTGATCTCCGGCGATCGCCAGACCTCGCCGGACAACTATCAGATTATAGGACTGAGTGGCAGCACCAACAGTGCCTGCTCCTCCAACGGACAGAGTCGCGGCGGCAGTGCGGACAAGTCCCCGGCGGACAGTGAGCTGGAGAACCTGAATGCCCAGGACGAGAAAATAGTCAACAACTTGCCGGATCGGCAGAGAGTGGAGCGAG GATCTCCTCTCACCGAGACGCAGTGGCTGGAGTTCCAGACGCCCGACGGTCGCATTTCGGACAGCGTTCGCATCAAGGAGCTCATCTTCCGCGGCGGCATCGTGCCCAGCCTGCGGGCAGAGGTGTGGAAGTTCCTGCTCAACTACTTCTTGTGGTCCGACACCCAGGTGGAGCGGATCGAGCGGCGCAAGCAAAAGTCCATTGAGTACTACAACATGAAGGCCCAGTGGTTGGCCATGACGACGGTCCAGGAGGCGAACTTCTGCGGCTACCGGGAGCGCAAGTGCCAGATCGAGAAGGACGTGAAGCGCACAGACCGCTCGCTGCAGTTCTTCGCCGGCGAGAACAATCCCAATCTGGACCTGCTGCAGGGCATCCTCATGACCTACGTGATGTACAACTTTGATCTTGGCTACGTTCAGGGAATGTCCGACCTCCTCGCTCCGATTCTGGAGATCCAGGTGAACGAGGTGGACGCCTTCTGGTGCTTCGTGGGCTTCATGGAGCTGGTGTTCACCAACTTCGACATGGACCAGGCGGGCATGAAGACGCAGTTCGGCCAGGTGCGTCGCCTGATTGAGTTCGCCAACGCTCCGCTGTTCAACTACATGCGATCCCACGACTCGGACAACATGTACTTCTGCTTCAGATGGCTGCTGGTGTGGTACAAGCGGGAGCTGAGCAACGAGGACGTGCTGAAGTTGTGGGAGTGTCTGTGGACACGGCTGCCGTGCGCCAACTTCCACCTGCTCTTCTCGGTGGCCATCCTGGATCAGGAAACGAGCGTCATTATCGAGAGCCAGTACGAGTTTACAGAGATCCTGAAGCATGTCAACGAACTGTCTGGAAATATTGATGTGCAGAAGACCTTGCAAATTGCGGAGGCCATCTATCTGCAGCTGAAGGCCTCGGAAACTCTTCCCAACGACATCCGCTGCATAATCGGGGAGCCACTTCTTCCACCAGCCGCTGGCGAGGAGGTGGACGGTGAGGAGCCTGCCTTCTCGGACGACGGCTTCGACGAAATAGTAAAGGAACTCACTCCCGAGGAAAAGGAACGCCAGCAAAGGCTAATGGAAGAGGCTTGCGAACGATCCCAATTCTTGAATTATCTATAG
- the kis gene encoding platelet binding protein GspB isoform X12 — protein sequence MEVIKPMDFSSFSAFCEHLNKSSQIAATTATTLPPTTLNNGNGIYLEKMERQGKMELAAKERESQRLQLIPKKWNRREEYEFLRVLTGYGVDLHLSTPMGSSSGSSLSPDWTKFKQMAHLERKSDETLTDYYKVFVAMCKRQAGLKLTESERGLEGIIEEIEKEHAKLILDRLEVLAKLREVARNPVLEERLKLCTKNADTPDWWEPGRHDKELITAVLKHGLYRSETFIFNDPNFSFGESEKRFIRELEAQIQRTIKLEAFNAEKAEKLAAAEKAAAAEKAAAEKAASVKNEVIDLDDELMTDESVIKKETPATPVKDEIKAEESPEKKDTADSPEAKKSEIEEEPTKTEAEVKDEEDLKTEAPEKEAVDEAENLDKDKSSTEKSVPEVEESKPSEEKMETEESAIAENGQEKEGSPEKSSEAEEKESVEEEPKTSEPPAEEDSKMEVDEVASKAEEKSAEDSESPEKESEDTAKTAKTDEEKVEESKEESKEQTEDKESEKKSPAEAEPTEKSPIASEPEAAAPKKPAGEQEILDLVAGPSDPDDDEVMKEKEKAVEEECKKQAAELKARFPDLEVIQPATVKQQKLEKPKLEMCMIRWFKDFALERRIAHIVACVESGKWPVDSKYSAFASCKGATDLSIALHESIPHLSSLERRSTTPDVITITTDQGVTKHLQSSHMQQVASSAPASSGMPQVTQSKPSSGNSLPGLDAKSINAAVAAAVAAAAAGGNATSLSSLLPGMSLSAATGSSAGGVSGLNVPSAGSGVGKKRKRHIAIDVETERAKLHALLNSSTMAPKDWESEIANMEALTGSSGRGRGGNSSALSGMQPPPAHQHASLSRQSSGQFSKPAVPALKTPPPSMGAPMDLSSSLPKMNMTEMLKSASSAGAIDLSEVQDFSMPSKKSSVHAALSSAFPSMGSKSKLDDTLNKLMKKNNCTIEEPVIGKEKKRKKLDEIVLGLSAAKEQKTFPDPSLPSSKKPQIPPSVSVTPANLQSSASQQSNQKPFTITVTTVPGKSKGGSSSGGSGAGGSSSASGGGAGGSGLSALQNMAMGGLSSKDSLNALLAQTMATDPQTFLKQQQKMMQFLPPAQRKAYENMLAEMEQAMKISSKFSANSPHDVKVNKWLSDMTSPLGDQLSIDYVGGGGGAGGGSANSRRSNRQQGNSSQQSSSAAQLQKQQQQQQQQQQQQQQHSMAGPQNLTGEEPVPVINKQTGKRLGGNKAPQLKRLMQWLTENPNYEVDPKWLEQMQNPMSAPSPKPTSMDSSYGSSAVKSHGGRPSSNSSNASSSSHTQQQQQSSAAQSPAGGNSGSSKKSSRQQTAASAALDQAALQFGSLAGLNPSLLANLPGLGAFDPKNPLAAFDPKNPLLSMSFGGMPGMGNIPGLGNLNNMNLFASLAGMGGLGNLAGMDTQSLAALMAAAGPTLGGLTGASGGAGSGKSQGQSQSGGSSAASSSSASKKKQQQQQQQQQQQAQNEAAQLAAAISASTGGSSGGAGGKNAAASASQLAAGFPFLFPNPSLLYPPMGLGGLNPYSLGSSGLGSAYDQLAQQYNLLNGATSSASNTSSTQSKSHQSQSKSSQSRNATATANSAASLMNAMASMGGGASTVTTPSTSTSGSGRGRQSSSRSQSQTTPTAADMAQLSSLLMPGADPHLLESLSRMSNMDLAQATRLMSSLGMPPLPGTPSSSGGGNSSSSSKRSSQAASEANAQAKEQQKWFESLARGALPTDLAALQAFSQGKMPSSSSSNTGTSTSSSKSSKAAAAAAAAAAQLPQIPGMSSDFSQAFLAEMAAQAMAAAGGSLPLSGPGSLASLAGLTGGSAGGAGGGSSSTSGSGSHSSSKRQREQDAFKQQMDYYTKTLGLGSGISLIPTSSAGGSSASSSSANAAAAAYAAALDAEQQHQQQQQQKALSKRSRGGDLHPTKEELAAAALAAGLPLNLGASMSSIEKSLRGGSSSSSSSTPAPMSAEQDKVTLTPLNASGGGSSGSSSSSAAAAGLAANLPSQTTITIAPPISSGASTSSERSERSESRISLTITNAADAAKLPPPYEEADELIIQPILKKPAAANPGSSHGGSVEDLETAGNTSAANLSGSSSSSAAAAAAAAAEENRRSSNRLKRPRSGNEQGSVEGQPPEKRRELRSTRHTRSSADASTLNLSTGSESGAEERNE from the exons ATGGAGGTTATTAAACCCATGGACTTCAGCAGCTTTTCGGCGTTCTGCGAGCATCTCAACAAATCTTCACAAATTgcagcaacaactgcaacGACGTTGCCACCAACAACATTAAACAATggaaatggcatttatttggaG AAAATGGAGCGGCAGGGCAAGATGGAACTGGCCGCCAAGGAGCGTGAGTCCCAGCGCCTTCAGCTCATCCCCAAGAAGTGGAACCGGCGGGAAGAGTACGAATTTCTTCGAGTTCTTACCGGCTATGGTGTCGATCTGCACCTCTCCACACCTATGGGCTCCAGCAGTGGAAGTTCTCTGTCGCCCGACTGGACAAAGTTCAAGCAGATGGCTCACCTGGAGAGGAAGAGTGATGAAACACTGACGGACTACTATAAGGTCTTTGTGGCCATGTGCAAGCGGCAAGCGGGTTTAAAGCTCACGGAATCGGAGCGCGGCCTAGAAGGCATCATCGAGGAGATCGAGAAGGAGCACGCGAAACTCATACTGGATCGCTTGGAAGTACTTGCCAAGCTGCGAGAAGTGGCCCGTAATCCTGTACTCGAGGAACGCTTGAAACTCTGCACCAAGAATGCTGATACTCCCGATTGGTGGGAGCCTGGTCGCCACGACAAGGAATTAATTACCGCCGTCCTTAAGCACGGACTTTATCGCTCCGAGACCTTCATCTTTAATGATCCAAACTTCAGTTTTGGAGAGTCAGAGAAGCGTTTTATTCGTGAATTGGAGGCTCAGATCCAGCGTACCATCAAGCTGGAGGCTTTCAATGCTGAAAAGGCCGAAAAGTTGGCTGCAGCTGAAAAAGCAGCGGCGGCTGAGAAGGCGGCTGCAGAAAAGGCGGCTTCCGTCAAGAACGAGGTCATAGATCTGGATGATGAACTCATGACCGATGAGAGCGTCATCAAGAAGGAAACGCCTGCTACTCCCGTAAAGGATGAAATCAAAGCGGAAGAGAGTCCAGAAAAGAAGGACACTGCCGACAGCCCCGAAGCTAAGAAATCAGAGATCGAAGAGGAGCCTACAAAGACTGAAGCTGAGGTCAAGGATGAAGAAGATTTGAAGACAGAAGCCCCTGAGAAAGAGGCTGTAGACGAAGCTGAAAATTTGGACAAGGATAAATCCAGCACTGAAAAATCGGTACCAGAAGTCGAAGAAAGCAAGCCTAGCGAAGAGAAAATGGAAACTGAGGAGTCAGCCATTGCGGAAAATGGTCAGGAGAAGGAGGGTTCCCCTGAAAAATCCTCTGAGGCTGAGGAAAAAGAATCTGTGGAAGAGGAACCGAAAACATCTGAACCTCCTGCAGAAGAAGACTCAAAAATGGAGGTCGATGAAGTTGCCTCGAAGGCGGAAGAAAAATCTGCTGAAGATTCGGAATCCCCCGAAAAGGAATCGGAAGATACGGCAAAGACTGCCAAGACTGACGAAGAGAAAGTAGAAGAATCAAAAGAAGAGTCCAAGGAGCAAACAGAAGACAAGGAAAGCGAGAAGAAATCTCCCGCAGAAGCTGAGCCCACTGAGAAATCCCCAATTGCATCAGAACCTGAGGCAGCTGCTCCCAAGAAACCCGCTGGCGAGCAGGAGATTCTCGACTTGGTTGCTGGTCCATCGGATCCCGACGATGACGAGGTGAtgaaggaaaaggaaaaggccGTAGAAGAGGAGTGCAAGAAGCAGGCGGCCGAACTGAAAGCCCGCTTCCCGGACTTGGAAGTAATCCAGCCTGCAACTGTGAAGCAGCAGAAGTTGGAGAAGCCCAAGTTGGAGATGTGCATGATCCGTTGGTTCAAGGACTTCGCCTTGGAGCGCCGCATTGCTCACATCGTGGCCTGCGTCGAGTCTGGAAAGTGGCCTGTGGACAGCAAGTACAGTGCCTTTGCCAGCTGCAAGGGGGCCACTGATCTGAGCATTGCCCTGCACGAATCCATTCCCCACCTGAGCAGCTTGGAGCGTCGGTCCACAACCCCCGATGTCATCACCATCACCACTGATCAGGGTGTAACCAAGCACCTGCAGTCCTCGCATATGCAGCAGGTTGCCAGTTCAGCACCTGCGTCCTCGGGAATGCCCCAGGTCACCCAGTCGAAGCCCTCGTCGGGCAACAGTTTACCCGGCTTGGATGCCAAGAGCATCAATGCTGCGGTTGCGGCGGCTgtggcagcagctgcagcgggTGGAAACGCCACCTCGCTATCCTCTTTGCTCCCGGGAATGTCGCTGAGTGCGGCAACTGGTTCGTCGGCCGGCGGAGTCAGCGGATTGAATGTCCCGAGTGCCGGATCTGGAGTGGGCAAGAAGCGCAAGCGACACATCGCCATCGACGTGGAGACGGAAAGGGCTAAACTGCATGCCTTGCTCAATAGTTCGACAA TGGCACCCAAAGACTGGGAGAGTGAGATTGCCAACATGGAGGCCTTGACAGGCTCTTCTGGTCGTGGTCGAGGAGGTAACTCTTCAGCCCTGAGTGGCATGCAGCCGCCCCCAGCCCATCAGCATGCTTCGCTCTCGCGTCAGTCCTCTGGGCAGTTCAGCAAGCCAGCTGTGCCCGCCCTGAAGACACCTCCACCCTCTATGGGTGCTCCCATGGATCTTTCCTCAAG CCTGCCGAAGATGAACATGACTGAGATGCTCAAGTCGGCCTCCAGTGCGGGAGCCATCGATTTAAGTGAGGTCCAGGACTTCTCCATGCCATCCAAGAAGTCCAGTGTGCATGCTGCGCTAAGTTCCGCCTTTCCCTCAATGGGTAGTAAGAGCAAGCTAGACGACACACTAAATAAACTAATGAAAAAGAACAATTGc ACCATTGAAGAGCCCGTTATTGGCAAGGAGAAGAAACGCAAGAAGTTGGACGAAATCGTGCTCGGCCTATCGGCGGCTAAGGAGCAAAAGACCTTCCCGGACCCATCGCTGCCGTCCTCGAAGAAGCCGCAGATCCCGCCAAGCGTTTCTGTGACGCCGGCCAACCTTCAATCCTCGGCCAGCCAGCAGTCCAACCAGAAACCCTTTACCATCACTGTTACCACAGTGCCCGGAA AGTCCAAGGGCGGATCGTCCAGCGGCGGATCCGGCGCCGGAGGAAGCTCATCGGCCAGCGGCGGAGGTGCCGGCGGCAGCGGCCTGAGCGCCCTGCAGAACATGGCCATGGGAGGGCTGTCCTCCAAGGACAGTCTGAATGCCCTGCTGGCCCAGACAATGGCCACCGACCCGCAGACGTTCctcaagcagcagcagaagatgATGCAGTTCCTGCCGCCTGCCCAGCGGAAGGCGTACGAGAACATGCTCGCCGAGATGGAGCAGGCCATGAAGATCAGCTCCAAGTTCTCGGCCAATTCACCGCACGACGTGAAGGTCAACAAGTGGCTCTCGGACATGACGAGTCCCCTGGGCGACCAGCTCAGCATTGATTACGTGGGCGGTggcggaggagcaggtggTGGAAGTGCCAACAGCCGGCGCTCCAACCGCCAGCAGGGCAACTCATCGCAGCAATCTTCGAGTGCCGCCCAgctgcagaagcagcagcagcaacaacaacagcagcaacagcagcagcaacaacattcGATGGCTGGTCCCCAAAATCTGACTGGAGAGGAACCTGTGCCGGTAATCAATAAGCAGACTGGCAAGCGTTTGGGCGGCAACAAGGCGCCCCAACTGAAGCGACTTATGCAATG GCTCACTGAGAACCCCAACTACGAAGTGGATCCAAAGTGGCTGGAGCAGATGCAGAATCCCATGTCAGCACCATCACCCAAACCCACATCAATGGACAGCAGCTACGGCTCCTCGGCAGTAAAGTCACATGGAGGCCGCCCGTCGTCGAACTCGAGCAACGCCTCGTCGTCGTCCCACacccagcaacagcaacaatcaTCTGCGGCCCAATCGCCAGCGGGAGGAAACTCTGGCAGCTCCAAGAAGTCGTCCCGCCAGCAGACGGCGGCCTCGGCTGCCCTGGATCAAGCTGCCTTACAATTCGGCTCCCTAGCCGGTCTGAATCCCAGCCTGCTGGCCAATTTGCCAGGACTGGGAGCATTTGATCCCAAGAACCCGCTGGCCGCTTTTGATCCCAAGAATCCGCTGCTATCCATGTCATTTGGAGGAATGCCTGGAATGGGTAATATTCCCGGACTGGGTAATCTGAACAACATGAATCTGTTTGCCAGTTTGGCGGGAATGGGAGGATTGGGCAATCTCGCCGGGATGGACACCCAGTCGCTGGCTGCGCTCATGGCTGCTGCCGGACCAACTCTTGGCGGATTGACTGGTGCATCCGGAGGAGCGGGTTCCGGCAAGAGCCAGGGGCAGTCACAGTCGGGTGGCTCATCCGCCGCCTCCTCATCCTCGGCCagcaagaagaagcagcagcagcagcaacaacagcagcagcagcaggctcaAAATGAAGCCGCTCAACTGGCGGCTGCAATCAGCGCCAGCACTGGAGGATCATCTGGCGGAGCTGGTGGCAAGAATGCAGCAGCTTCTGCGTCCCAATTGGCGGCTGGATTCCCCTTCCTATTCCCGAATCCATCGTTGCTCTATCCGCCCATGGGACTGGGTGGCCTGAATCCGTATTCACTGGGATCCAGTGGTCTGGGTTCCGCCTACGATCAGCTGGCCCAGCAGTATAACCTTCTGAATGGAGCCACCTCATCCGCCTCGAACACAAGCTCCACGCAGTCCAAGTCCCATCAGTCGCAATCGAAGTCCAGTCAGTCAAGAAATGCCACAGCAACTGCCAACTCAGCAGCGAGTCTGATGAACGCCATGGCCAGCATGGGCGGTGGAGCGAGCACAGTGACCACGCCCTCCACCTCAACATCCGGATCCGGACGTGGCAGGCAGTCGAGCAGCAGAAGCCAATCGCAGACAACACCCACAGCGGCAGACATGGCTCAACTGAGTAGCTTACTCATGCCGGGTGCGGATCCGCATCTTCTCGAATCGCTGAGCCGCATGAGCAACATGGACTTGGCGCAGGCCACTCGACTGATGAGCTCCCTGGGAATGCCGCCACTGCCGGGAACCCCGAGTTCCTCTGGAGGAGGCAACTCCTCGTCCTCGAGCAAGAGGAGCAGCCAAGCAGCTAGTGAAGCCAACGCCCAGGCGAAGGAGCAGCAGAAGTGGTTCGAGAGTCTGGCCCGCGGAGCCCTGCCCACAGATTTGGCCGCCCTTCAGGCCTTCTCGCAGGGCAAAATGCCGTCGTCATCCAGCTCAAATACGGGAACATCCACTTCGTCCAGCAAGAGCTcgaaggcagcagcagcagctgcggcTGCGGCAGCGCAACTGCCACAAATTCCCGGAATGTCCAGTGATTTCTCACAGGCCTTCTTGGCTGAGATGGCTGCCCAAGCAATGGCCGCTGCGGGCGGATCCCTGCCACTGAGTGGACCTGGTTCCTTGGCAAGTTTGGCTGGCTTAACTGGGGGCtctgcaggaggagcaggtggTGGAAGTTCCTCAACTTCGGGGAGCGGCAGCCACTCCTCTTCGAAGCGACAGCGAGAGCAAGATGCCTTCAAGCAACAGATGGACTATTACACCAAGACTTTGGGTCTGGGATCGGGAATATCGCTGATACCTACCTCTTCGGCGGGCGGATCGTCTGCATCCTCCAGTTCGGCgaacgcagcagcagctgcgtaTGCTGCAGCCTTAGACGCAgagcaacaacatcagcaacagcagcagcagaaggccCTTTCCAAGCGCTCACGTGGCGGCGATTTGCATCCCACTAAGGAGGAACTGGCCGCAGCTGCCCTTGCTGCAGGACTACCCCTGAACCTGGGAGCCAGCATGAGCAGCATAGAGAAGAGTCTACGCGGCGGAAGCAGCTCAAGCAGCAGCTCCACGCCTGCTCCCATGTCGGCGGAACAGGATAAGGTTACACTGACTCCCCTTAATGCCTCTGGAGGGGGCTCCTCAggctcctcctccagctcaGCGGCTGCTGCGGGATTGGCGGCCAACCTGCCGAGTCAAACCACAATAACCATAGCTCCTCCCATCAGCAGTGGAGCTAGCACTAGCAGCGAACGTTCCGAGCGCTCCGAGTCGCGCATCTCGCTGACCATAACCAATGCTGCGGATGCTGCCAAACTACCGCCGCCTTACGAGGAAGCCGACGAGTTGATCATACAGCCCATACTCAAGAAGCCGGCGGCTGCGAATCCAGGCAGCAGTCATGGCGGCAGCGTGGAGGATCTGGAAACAGCTGGAAACACCTCTGCGGCCAATCTGAGTGGCTCATCCTCGAGttctgcggcggcggcggcagcagcggctgcCGAAGAGAACCGTCGCTCCTCGAATCGCCTGAAGCGCCCGAGATCTGGAAACGAACAGGGATCCGTGGAAGGACAACCGCCCGAGAAGCGAAGGGAGCTGCGATCCACCCGACATACGCGCTCCTCGGCCGATGCCAGCACGCTAAATCTTTCCACTGGCAGCGAGTCAGGTGCGGAGGAACGGAACGAATGA